TTACTCCATCTCCTCGCCGAGCTTCTCCCTGAACTCGGTGAAGCGCTCCTCGAGGAGCTTAAGGGCGTAGGTCAGCGCCCTCTGGGCGGGGACGGAGCCGTCCGTCTCGAAGGTGAAGATGAACTTCGTGTCGTCCCCGCGGACGGTTATGGCTTTGTACTCGCAGACCTCCTGGCAGGCGTTGCAGAGAATGCAGGCGCGGGGGTTCTCCACAACGGCCTTCTTCTTATCCACTTTGAGCACACCGCGCGGGCATTTCTCAACGCACTTCCCATCGCCCTCGCACTTCTTCGTGTCCACCTCGATGATAGGGTAATATTTGTAGCCGACGCCCGAGCACACCTGCCACTTGGCGTGCATCGAGCCTGTACCTAGGTAGGCCGTGGCGTAGACGAGCGGCGCCTGCCCCTCGGCGAGCTTCACGATCGGAATTAAGTCGTCCTTGATAGCGAGCTTCGGGTCGTCGAGGGGCTCAAGGTCGCCGGAGTAGACCGTGCAGGGGCCCATCTTATTGAGCTTGTACATTATCCTGCAAGAGGGGCAGCCCTCCCCGCCGCACTTGCATTTGTCCCTGAAGGTGAAGAAGTCGAGGTCTGTGGGAATCGGCAGGAGGCCGAGCCTGTGGGCCACGATCTCATCGAAGATTGGGAAAATCGATTCGAATTCCTTGCCAGAGGAGTCGCGGATTGGCCCGAGGTGGAACTCGACGTCCTCTATCGCCATTTTAGGAACGTCTGCTATCAGCGTCCGCCGGAGCGCATTGACGAAGTAGGGCGCGGTGCCGGAGACGATGAAGGTCGCCTTCGTCTCGGTGAGCTCCAGAAACTCGAACTGCATCGGCATCTATACCCGCCTCCCCCTCCTGCCCCCCGGCTTCTTTGTCCCGTCGTGAGGTATGGGCGTCACGTCCTCGATTCTCCCGATTCTCAGGCCGGCGCGCGCCAGCGCCCTTATCGCCGACTGGGCCCCGGGGCCGGGAGAGGTCGAAAGGTTGCCGCCGGGCGCCCTGACCTGCACGTGTACGCT
This genomic interval from Thermoplasmata archaeon contains the following:
- a CDS encoding DNA-directed RNA polymerase subunit D, which produces MPMQFEFLELTETKATFIVSGTAPYFVNALRRTLIADVPKMAIEDVEFHLGPIRDSSGKEFESIFPIFDEIVAHRLGLLPIPTDLDFFTFRDKCKCGGEGCPSCRIMYKLNKMGPCTVYSGDLEPLDDPKLAIKDDLIPIVKLAEGQAPLVYATAYLGTGSMHAKWQVCSGVGYKYYPIIEVDTKKCEGDGKCVEKCPRGVLKVDKKKAVVENPRACILCNACQEVCEYKAITVRGDDTKFIFTFETDGSVPAQRALTYALKLLEERFTEFREKLGEEME